The Pediococcus inopinatus region GCAGCTGACGTTTTATGTGCTAAATGATTTGGGTGTGGACGAGCAGTGGCAAGTGGAACGCGAGTTGAGTTTGTTGGGAACCGACCCAGATATTTTGTGGCGTGAATTTACCGGTTTATCTGGTGGTGAACAAACTAAAGTGCTTTTAGCCAGCTTGTTTACGCAGGGAGTTAATTTTCCACTGATTGATGAGCCGACGAATCATTTGGATATCAAAGCCCGTGATCAAGTGGCAGCTTATTTGCAGCAAAAGAAGCAAGGATTCATTGTGATTAGTCACGATCGCCATTTTGTAAATCAGGTGGTTGATCACACCCTATCGATTGAGAAGTCCAATATTTTAATGTATCAAGGAAACTTTGCTGTCTACGAAGAACAGAAAAAGTTATCAGATCTCCATGAAGAAATGGAAAATACAAAACTTAAAAAAAGTATCAGTCGGCTCAAACAAACCGCGGCCGAAAAAGCCGAATGGTCACGATCTAAAGAAGGGGAAAAACTCGGCAATCCCCATAAGAAGGGGAGCGGAGCAGTGTATGATACGGGTGCGATTGGCGCACGGGCCGCACGGACTATGAAACGATCGCTGACCTTGAAAAAGCATATGGAAAATGATATTCAATCAAAAGAAAAGTTGTTGAAAAATATTGAATACATTGACCCATTAACCATGAACTTTCAGCCTAGTTATCATGAACGTTTGCTAACTTTAAAAGGGGTTTCACTTCGTTATCAGGACGCCAAACAGCCGTTATTTAAGCCGATTTCGTTTGATCTAAAAAAAGGAAATCGAATCGGCATTGTGGGTCCAAATGGATCCGGCAAATCAACTTTAATTCACGCGCTATTAGGTAATTTTTTGGGTCAGATTAGTGGTGAAATTGAGCAACCAAAGCATTTGCAGATAAGTTATGTGCGGCAATCCTATGAAGATAATCAAGGAACCCTTCAGGAGTTTGCTGAACAGCACCATTTGGATTATCAAGAATTCTTGAATAATTTGCATAAATTGGGATTGGAACGCAATGTGTTTACCACCAAAATCGAGCACATGAGTATGGGCCAACAGAAAAAGGTGGAACTAGCAAAATCGTTGTCGGTCCCAGCAGAATTATACTTGTGGGATGAGCCGTTAAATTATTTAGATATCTATAATCAAGAACAGTTAGAAACGCTGATTACCTCGGTGAAACCTTCGATGATAATTATCGAACATGACCGCGAGTTTATTGAACATGTGACGA contains the following coding sequences:
- the abc-f gene encoding ribosomal protection-like ABC-F family protein, which produces MSKIEIKNLTFGYESQGNLLFDHVNLNLDSNWKLGLIGRNGRGKTTFLKLLQNQLGYQGKISSNLAFDYFPQPIANPKQLTFYVLNDLGVDEQWQVERELSLLGTDPDILWREFTGLSGGEQTKVLLASLFTQGVNFPLIDEPTNHLDIKARDQVAAYLQQKKQGFIVISHDRHFVNQVVDHTLSIEKSNILMYQGNFAVYEEQKKLSDLHEEMENTKLKKSISRLKQTAAEKAEWSRSKEGEKLGNPHKKGSGAVYDTGAIGARAARTMKRSLTLKKHMENDIQSKEKLLKNIEYIDPLTMNFQPSYHERLLTLKGVSLRYQDAKQPLFKPISFDLKKGNRIGIVGPNGSGKSTLIHALLGNFLGQISGEIEQPKHLQISYVRQSYEDNQGTLQEFAEQHHLDYQEFLNNLHKLGLERNVFTTKIEHMSMGQQKKVELAKSLSVPAELYLWDEPLNYLDIYNQEQLETLITSVKPSMIIIEHDREFIEHVTTGVVELKTSN